CGGcgggcgtccgcgccgacgcaaaccCAGCCCAAAATTGGTCTGAAAATGGGTCACGGACGGACATAAAAACGGACATCCATTTGTTTGGGTTTCACACGGACCAAACGAAATGAATCGACGCGTTGGAGTTGGTACAACCGGCGGGGGTCAAAGGACTTGCTTGGGGTGATTTGTGGAAGCCCAGAAAGACACGAGAAAACTGCAGTCCCTATGCAGCGAGCCCATTTCCCCACCCACGCGTTACTGCCTCTAGCCGATGCCAGCCAGCCAGCCTTTTACAACTTGTACCTCAAAGTGAGATCTGTGTCTCTCTCAGTCTCAGGCCGATAATTTCAAATTGACACGCTGCTTTCTCTTTGGTGCAGCACGCTCAGGCCGGGCCAGCTTTACGACTCTTTGGTTCAAAAAAATTGTCTATCTGGTTCCGCAGGCAGAAAAGAGTGCCATGGCAGCGAGGTAGCTGAGCAGCGCTTCCAAACTAAAGCACGCCCCAGTTGTACGTACAGGCATGCACCACGACCACGTACACTACACCCCAGGATGATCAGTACCGTGTACAAGTCACAAGACGAGAGCCATCATGTCAagcaacagaagaaaaaaagaccGGAAGAAACGTCCGAGTCTAGTGAGCCAACCGCTCCATCATGTCTATTTTTTCGGCTGTGCATGGCATTGGCATGGCACCACAGGAGCAATCATGCATGATCATCAATTCATCGTGTCACGTAGCAGTAGCATATCTGAGTACAGAAATATCACAATCTGCTATATACAGTATTTAAGATCGTGGTGGCATTGGATAATGGATGTAGTCGACGGATGGGGACTACGGTGCACACGCACGGCTTTAATATACGGTTGCAAGCCCGGTCGACGTGATTAAGCCGGCGATCGACTGGCATTGTTGGTTAATCTTGGCGTATGGGATAGGGCAATCATCCCCAGTGACAGTGACTGAACCCGACGACCCTGGGGTCGCAACATGGAGTATACTCAAGTGCACTCATCAGTATAATACTAGTGCCCCACTAGGCCACTATGTGTTAAATTACTGAATCTGCCAATGTGGAGTGTCTTGGACCGGTTATTGGAATTATTATCCGGCCGGTACATCGGCAGTACCTCGCACGGAATGATGATAAAGCCGTTTGGGCGCAACGACGGCATCGGCGTGCAGCGGACATGCACTCTTGGTGCATTGTACTGTGCCCAAACAACCCATCATGGCTATGGCACGTACCCACGCTGCCACGCAGGAGTAAATAATGCCATGTGTAACTGTGATAAAATCTTCACCAAGACAAGAGGAAATTCAGCTTGGGCGGCCTTGGCAGAAAAATCGTCAAAAGTCAGAGGGCATCACCCGTCGTCATGGACTGGAAAGGGACacagaaaaaagagaaaagagagacaGAGGCTGCTGCCACTGCGTTGGCAATCTGgcatcctcctcctgctccggccgTGCCCTTTGACCGCGACACGCACTTGAAATAAAGCTGGGCTGGTTCACGGTGTGGCTCGCCTCGCCACACATTCTCACCCACTTCAAAACTGACCCGAGACTTTGGAGAATCTTCCCTTCTTTCTTTTGGTCTTTTGGACTTGGTCCCTGCCCGGACCGCCTCGCAAGGAGACACCACACGTCTTTCTCCACCTCATCTTGTTCGCATGATGGACACACACACAGGCAAATATTATTATTTCACTGTGTTTTCCCTTACGAAAAATGTGCTATTTGTCTCTTGACAGGTAAAAAGTGTGGTTTGGTTTCACTGAATTGCTGCAAATTTGCACGCACGATAAAAATATTACTGTACTCTGTTTTTCTCGACGAACAATGTGCCATCTGTCTCTTGACAGACAAAAAACTGTGGCTTTGTTTCCCTGAATTGCAAATTTGCACGCATGATACCACTGCACTTCTGTTTTCTGCTATGTTCCGTTCACTTTTATCTAAGCAATCAATCACATATGGAGGTAGGAAATGAGGAGCAGGGACGCAAGTCAAACACCACAGCAAGAACAGAGACGATTTCAGAGTTACCAATCATCACATATGAAGGTAAGAAATCAGAAGAGGCGTCAAGCAAGAACAGAGAAGACTTCAGATAGATACACAGTTAATTCATTCAGAGTAATTAGACACCAAAAAAGAACGAAAAAACATCCACACACAACCAATCCCACTTGAGCAACAGCTGCCCTGTTTACTTAATtatcctctctctctctagtcAAACAGCGAGCAGAGCAAGCAGCGACGAACACTCCATGGAACTGGAGCAGAAGCCGCCGCTAGCTAGCATTCACCGGCTAATTGTTTCACCTAAGCAATCAAGAGCTTAACTTGGAAGCCAGCGAGTGCGCTGACGCGTTGGCCTTCCCTTCTAGCTCGCGACCTGGCGGCTACCAGAAGCAGACGGACGCGGCgttggcggcggccggcggcgcctTTCCGCGGGGGAGGCGGCCGTAGCGGAACCCGTGGACGCCGCCACGGCGGGGGGAGGAGCGCCGGCGGAGCGCGGGCGCGGCCCAGCCGAAACAGAGGCGGATGCGCGCGCGGAGACGTCGGAGCCccttggcggcggcgcggcgcaggCGGCGCGCCCCGGCCCAGACGAcgcggcgcgtgcgcgcgcgcggcgAGACCTCGGCGTCGCGGGAGAAGTGGTAGCTCCGGAGGAACAGCTGCCGCCGCTCCACCTGGCGTTCCCACTGCGCCATGTACTCCAGGTATGGCCACGCCGTCGGCGCCATGGCCTTCTCCCCCGCCGTCGCCGGCGAAGCCACTCGCACAGACATGGGCGCGGGCAGGTTCTTGCCTGCTGGCTGGCTCTGCTCGGCTCCCGGTCTCTTGGTGGTGGAAGCAAGAAGGTGGTAGAAGAAGATGATTAAGCGCGTGCGTGAGGAGGACGAGTAGCGGTAGCGGCGGTCTGCGTCGAGATCTGGGGAGGGATACGGCGAGACGGGGGACTTATAAGGAGAGAgcggcggcggctggaggaggaggggcTGGCGGCGCTGGCTGCCGGCAGCTTCGGGGGGAAGGGAGAGGaaaggagaggagaagggagatgGTTGGAGTGGGAGCGGGCGGGTGGGCGGTTTTATGCTAACCTTGGACGTTTTGCCTGCGCTTGGCGGGCTAATTGactttactttagaatcaacaaatCAATCAGACACTTTGTGCTTGATTGGAAAATGACACTGCCATTTGTAGCTTCCTTCTAGTCTGTGCCACATTGTTTTCTCTGGTGCTTGAGGAGAGTTGTCATTCCTACGTGTGTGTGGTGTGTACATGGAAGTCAGTGTACACATGTTCCAGAAATTGGACAGTCAGATGACTCTACATAAAGTTTATCATTTTCACTGAGAAATTGTCCAGAGCAAAATCAAGTTCCAGCTTAGCACGAAACATTTGAGGATCGATCGGCAATTCCACTTTGGGACTAATCTAATTAACTAGCAGAGCATGGCCATGGCCCATGGCATGTGCCAGTGCAGATTTGCGTTCCAAAAAATATTGCACACTGCAGGAGGAGTGCCCATGTACTACTGGGATGGGAAGGCGGGACCGGCGACCCATTTGGTGTGCCTTTTCTCCTCTTGTGACCGTTGGATCGGCCGGCCAGGCAGGCTTTGACCTTTTTGATTTATTTACTACTGTTTCGCCCCTGTGCACGCATTAGACCTGAAGCTAGCGCGTGGACGCATGCTGAAATCGTCCATGCGTGCGTGCCAAACCGAACATAAATGGAAGGCAGATTTAGATTCAAGACAAGCTAAGCTCTGGCTTCGTTCGTACGACGTTCTGTTTGTTCTTAAAAGAAAGGGAACATAAGCCCTGGGTTGGGTTCGTACGTGGTTGCTTGCGTCCCGTTGTGctgttaattaattattattaacTCTTAACGACGATGGTCAATGTAAGTCATTATGTCACGGTGGGTAGGACGGACgggcggtgctcgtcgtcgaggtCTGACCTTGTCAATGCTAGTACAGTGCTACTCGGTCGAGTGTAGGCTCTATGATTTGAAGGTTCCCGATTGATGGCTCTGTAACCAAACCACGGCCGGAGCTGCATGCCGGAAGCCTGAAATTGGCGCGTGTAAGTAAAATAAACAACAAATTAAACGCGAGCCTCGTCATCTCATACACACTGATTGAATCTGTTTTTTTTTCAAGCACATTACAGACGCAAAGCGCTCATACATATgcgcatacactcatccttatGAACATACACGCACATCTTATCCATATAAGCACCTTGGAGAGACTGAGctgacatatcatcttgaaatttacaaagtcatcATAGACGCTTCGTCCTCGACAtgaacgtctcctctcactgaaagcgcatcgccggaaatcctgaaataaattcagaaataatgcgagcaccaggacttgaaccctgatgggctgaggATATCACTGTCTCTCTAACCATCCATGCTGATTGAACCGTTGCTTGGTCTTCCATCTCCGTGGTATATTTTCGTTAGAAGCGAAGAAACCACCACTGGAATCAAGACAAACAGAGCTCGTGTGTTCGTGCGTGCGTGCGTCTGCGTGTGCGTGCATGCCCTTGTGCGTACGAGCGAGTGAGCGAGCGAGCGTTCCACCAGGGGAATAAACGAACCCTTTACTATGTTCTGAATCGGGCCCGGGCCGGGTGGGTCTACCTAATACGACCAGAAGGTTCTGCCGTCGCGCGCGGTCACACCCGGCGGTGATGGACGCCGACAGACAGCGAGACAGATACAGGAGTGGagggaaaaaaaattatatgagaccaggtctcatatttagcaggtgagacccgccctgatggatgacacgtggcattcacaagtCACAAAGAATCTAATCCCCCCctcccctcccaatttcaggtGGGAGTGTGggatagatgctttgtgatttatgAATCCCACGTGTCAAGCATCAGAATGGGTCTCATCTGCTaacccgtgagacctggtctcatagaattttcCTCCGGCCGGCCCGCCTTatccatggcatgcatgcatgtcaCGTCCACCCGTGCTTGCCATCCCTCTCGCTCGCTCTTCCATGCAGATAATTTGTGCTTTCCCGTGCATGTTGCCGTTGTTGTTGTGGCGTCCTCGTCTGGATCGGATAATTTAACGGGTCAGACTGCTCGCCGGCGGAGGAGAGGTCCTTTGTTTGCTTCATTGATGGATCGCTTCTCGCTTGTGCGTACGGCGTCGCATGGCGTATTATCGCCTCCATCGGCAGCACCGTACGTATCCAGGGTCAGTCAATTGCTTGCTTAATGTAGATAGATTGAGTGTGCATGCCTGTCAACAAATATATATTGATAGATAGATTCAGTGTACACATCGGGGAGCGAGGACGGAACGATGATTAGCCAATAATGATATGATGATGGCATTGGCGGGTCGAACGCCAGACTTGGTCTTCACGTCACGATGGCTGCACTGCTCCGCTCTGCTCTACATATATACATTCACGAGTAAGTATTCACGAGATTGGAGCTGTATACTTGTCCCCTACGTTATGTGCTGTACCGCACCAACGTTAACTCCTCGCACTGAAAAATAACATGTACTACCTCTTATCGAAATACTTGTAGCTAGGAGAAACAAGTACAAGTTTCCTCAACTAAAAGTAtttttgatacagagggagtagttgcatAATTAATTTACAATACAGTACATTTTCAGGTTTCAGAATGGCCAATGCCATCAAACGTGTGAATACAACGTGTTGTGTTGCATGCGAGGCCAGACGGGTCCCTACATGCATGCATTGTTATAACATATATTATTCTAGTGTTCATTGTACTATTATGATTGAAGATagataaaagtagattgaaagttttttttgtaaaaaaaaaacaTGTTAGTCTAATGTGAATCGTAGGATAGCTAGTTGTTAATCTTTCTTGTCATCGGAGTAGAATTAAGAGCCTATTCGGCAGTCATCCGGCTTAACAAAATACGGAAGCGGATAGAGCATCACTTTGACGACTTCGAAAAAATAGGCTGCGGGTCGCTCTGCTTCGGCCGCTCCAAGAGCGGAGAGCTTCTTGAATCTGGCGTATGACCGTAGACAACCGCTGTAAATTGTATTGCAACCAGTAGCTTTCTTTGCACTCTCTCTGCTGAGATGTAACGCGTACTCCACACGTGTCTACGTCTAAAGCAGTTGCTGCCGAAATACTATTTCTATTGTCACTCTCGACCACGATGAGGTGTCTCCATAGTCCATAGTTTAGTTTATCTGTCTCGACACGCCATTCGCCTGGCTAATCTGCACAGGGCATGTGCTGTGCGTTGTACGTGACACTTGGACCTGTGCTTTGCTTCAGACATTCAGTAGAGACACCGGTGCTTTGGTTCAGGTTACCCTACCCACAGGCTTCACAGACGATCTCATTTTTCTTCCTCCTGGTCAATAGCGTGTTCGTTATCGGTCAACAAGAGGAAAATAGCGTGTTTGCCATGATGGGATTAGCACGAAACATGAGCAAGTGACGCGATCGATCCCTTTTTTATCCCCAGTTTCAGACTGCCGTCCCTATCTCCACACATCACCAATCACCATGCGCGACATCATCGTCGTCCCTGCATCGCAGCCCAAGCACCAAGTGCGAGTTTGGTTTCCCGCATCAAGCCCAACCAGACCCACGCGGTGCAGCATCTTTTTGGATCTCGGTTGCTTGCTCTGTGCCGGCAGATCCATACGCCGACGAGCTGTGCATGTGATCGAGTTGGGTCGGCGTTTTAGCCTTTGTCCGCCTCGTCCGTGTTTGCGTGGACCTTGGCGTCGTCAGACGAcgcggcgcgtgcgcgcgcgcggcgAGACCTCGGCGTCGCGGGAGAAGTGGTAGCTCCGGAGGAACAGCTGCTGCCGCTCCCACTGCACCATGTACTCCACGTACGGCCACGTTGTCGTCGCCATGGTcttctccgccgccgtcgccggcgaagCCACTTGCACAGACATGGGCGCAGACAGGTCATTGGCTACTGGCTGGCTGGCTAGCTCTGCTCGGCTCCCTGTCTCTTGGTGGTGGAAGGCTGGAAGCAAGAAGGTGGTAGAAGAAGATGAGTAAGCGCGTGCATGAGGAGGACGAGGTGCGGTAGCGGCGGTTTGCGTGGAGATCTGAGGAGGGGTGCGGCGAGACGGAGGCTTTATAAGGGAGGGGGATGgctggcgagcggcggcggcgggaggaggagtgGGTGGCGGCGCTGGCCGCCGGCAGCTTCGCGGGGGAagggaggggagaggagaggaggggagatggTTGGAGTGGAACCGGATCCTTTAGCATTCATAAGGAAAGTCACGGTGCTATATTGCTAGTCTAGTGTAAAATGAAGAAGAAAAGTCAGGGACTGTTAGTACGTAGTTTGCAGATTGTTTACGGTTGGTAtttactgtagatataaataattcaaaattaattttatttcaccaCTAATTTGCATTAATTTGCTTGTATGTAATTACTATAAATATACACAATAGATCATCAATTTTACAAATTAATTTAAGTCATTTTAGCCTTAAtcatatggatagaaagaagggaaGTTAGGGTATTGTAGCTTTTCTaaaagcaactctagcagaccctgcatcccgccctgacccgtaaaataaccgccaaaatgcgggccGGGGCGGAAAAACCCGCCCGATCAGACCCCACATCCCGCCCTGGCCCGCAAAAAATTTTagggggcgcggcaaaatcccgagcccaacccgggaaaacgcgggtttccccc
This window of the Triticum aestivum cultivar Chinese Spring chromosome 5D, IWGSC CS RefSeq v2.1, whole genome shotgun sequence genome carries:
- the LOC123126043 gene encoding uncharacterized protein translates to MSVRVASPATAGEKAMAPTAWPYLEYMAQWERQVERRQLFLRSYHFSRDAEVSPRARTRRVVWAGARRLRRAAAKGLRRLRARIRLCFGWAAPALRRRSSPRRGGVHGFRYGRLPRGKAPPAAANAASVCFW